A part of Brassica rapa cultivar Chiifu-401-42 chromosome A05, CAAS_Brap_v3.01, whole genome shotgun sequence genomic DNA contains:
- the LOC117134358 gene encoding uncharacterized protein LOC117134358: MAYSEGYFATFKTVSKILQAGFWWPTMFRDAHAYIARCDACQRLGIISKRNEMPQNYILEVEVFDWCEVDFMGPFPPSFKNEYILVAVDYVSKLVEAVASPTNDAKVVTKMFSSIIFSI; encoded by the exons ATGGCATATTCAGAAG GGTACTTCGCCACATTCAAAACGGTTTCCAAAATCCTCCAAGCAGGTTTCTGGTGGCCAACTATGTTCAGAGATGCTCACGCCTACATAGCTCGATGCGATGCATGCCAGCGACTTGGGATCATCAGCAAaaggaatgagatgcctcagAATTACATTTTAGAAGTTGAGGTGTTCGACTGGTGTGAAGTCGATTTCATGGGACCATTTCCTCCGTCCTTCAAGAACGAGTACATCCTGGTCGCCGTTGACTATGTCTCCAAGTTGGTAGAAGCAGTGGCGAGTCCCACTAATGATGCAAAAGTGGTGACTAAGATGTTCAGCTCCATCATCTTTTCGATTTGA